In Nocardia sputorum, a single genomic region encodes these proteins:
- a CDS encoding DUF6668 family protein: MTAAMIFPRQPDPAPAGVIAPPESRRAAVWDRPVPGVGRAPLVWLLGVHGGAGASTLAHVLAPAADSGRRWPGVFDRESPFVVLVARETIAGLSRAHDLLRQHLSGFAGPSDVLGLITVAARPGRMAPEIRRYRDVVGSLAGQVWQVPWYEEWTLVEPEQLPVWSPGDPMPSRKRKLDLLEEVPLDVRELGADIVAAARTALEEAGYDRRSPDLRKPPDE; encoded by the coding sequence ATGACCGCCGCCATGATTTTTCCGCGTCAGCCCGACCCAGCGCCCGCCGGTGTGATCGCCCCGCCGGAGTCCCGCCGTGCCGCCGTATGGGACCGTCCCGTGCCGGGTGTGGGCCGGGCGCCACTGGTCTGGCTGCTGGGTGTGCACGGCGGAGCCGGAGCCAGTACCCTCGCGCATGTGCTTGCGCCCGCGGCGGATTCGGGCCGCCGCTGGCCCGGCGTCTTCGACCGCGAAAGTCCGTTCGTCGTCCTCGTCGCACGAGAGACGATCGCCGGTCTGTCTCGCGCGCACGACCTACTGCGCCAACATCTTTCGGGTTTCGCCGGTCCCTCCGACGTGCTCGGCCTGATCACGGTTGCCGCGCGGCCCGGCCGGATGGCTCCGGAGATCCGGCGCTATCGCGACGTGGTCGGCTCCTTGGCCGGGCAGGTGTGGCAGGTGCCGTGGTACGAGGAATGGACGCTGGTCGAACCCGAGCAGCTGCCGGTGTGGTCGCCCGGTGACCCGATGCCGTCCAGGAAACGCAAGCTCGATCTGCTGGAGGAAGTCCCGCTCGATGTCCGGGAGCTCGGCGCCGACATCGTGGCGGCCGCGCGGACGGCACTGGAGGAGGCCGGCTACGACCGCCGGTCACCGGATCTCCGTAAGCCGCCCGATGAGTGA
- a CDS encoding SCO6880 family protein encodes MTLTDTYERRSYGLWQKPRSAGLFGLRWEETVLGFAVVITALITAMVGGFQWGAIVGGVGVVVMVPLVWRTGGRSGYETGLMMFNWMRSRSRGEHVYRGGRFSRIPGGVTRLPGLLAPSKLYEGIDAGGYSFGMIHLPQFAQYTVVLRAWPQGHEAVDQPVIDRWVSAWGTFLASVGQTSDIVAVVPVIDTVPETGNRLLTEVSTITRPEAPELAQQVMYELATELPQERVQLLPRVAITFKATTAERRKNPAEEAVEIGRRLPGICAALAEAGVRAQPMSADEVIAFIRRSYDPASQADLEVAAGEPEGHGLDWADAGPVSHDEKWDHLVHDGGRSVTWEMDAAPEGAVDERVLQRLLAPNPEVPRKRIAIVYRPHSAADAAEIVDDDFKNALVAQQSERGVVSAAATLRVGATQQAREEQARGHGVTRFGALVTITEPLRGDLPRIEAITRDLSTQARLKIRRCYRYQAAAFAASLGCGVILPEHATIPKALAG; translated from the coding sequence ATGACACTCACCGACACCTACGAGCGGCGCTCGTACGGGCTTTGGCAGAAGCCGCGCAGCGCAGGTCTTTTCGGCCTGCGCTGGGAGGAGACCGTGCTCGGCTTCGCGGTCGTGATCACGGCGCTGATCACCGCGATGGTCGGCGGCTTCCAGTGGGGTGCGATCGTCGGCGGCGTCGGTGTCGTCGTGATGGTCCCGCTGGTGTGGCGGACCGGAGGTCGTTCGGGCTACGAGACGGGATTGATGATGTTCAACTGGATGCGCTCACGCAGTCGTGGCGAGCACGTGTACCGCGGTGGCCGCTTCTCCCGGATTCCCGGCGGCGTGACCCGTCTGCCCGGGCTGCTGGCGCCCTCCAAGCTGTATGAGGGCATCGACGCGGGCGGCTACAGCTTCGGCATGATCCACCTGCCGCAGTTCGCCCAGTACACGGTGGTGCTGCGTGCCTGGCCGCAAGGCCACGAGGCGGTGGACCAGCCGGTGATCGATCGGTGGGTCTCGGCGTGGGGCACCTTCCTCGCCTCGGTCGGCCAGACCAGCGACATCGTGGCCGTGGTGCCGGTCATCGACACCGTGCCGGAGACCGGAAACCGCTTGCTCACCGAGGTTTCCACGATCACCAGGCCGGAGGCGCCGGAACTGGCCCAGCAGGTGATGTACGAGCTGGCCACCGAACTGCCGCAGGAGCGGGTGCAGTTGCTGCCGCGGGTGGCGATCACGTTCAAGGCCACCACCGCCGAGCGCCGCAAGAATCCGGCGGAAGAGGCCGTCGAGATCGGCCGTCGCCTGCCCGGAATCTGCGCCGCGCTGGCCGAGGCCGGTGTGCGCGCCCAGCCGATGTCGGCCGACGAGGTGATCGCTTTCATCCGCCGCAGTTACGATCCCGCCTCGCAGGCCGACCTGGAAGTGGCCGCGGGCGAACCGGAAGGGCACGGCCTGGACTGGGCGGACGCGGGCCCGGTGTCCCACGACGAGAAGTGGGATCATCTGGTGCACGACGGTGGCCGGTCGGTCACCTGGGAGATGGACGCCGCTCCGGAGGGCGCGGTCGACGAACGGGTGCTGCAGCGGCTGCTCGCGCCGAATCCCGAAGTACCACGCAAACGTATCGCGATCGTGTACCGTCCGCACTCAGCCGCCGACGCCGCAGAAATCGTCGACGACGATTTCAAGAACGCGTTGGTGGCCCAGCAGAGCGAACGAGGGGTCGTGTCCGCGGCGGCGACGCTGCGGGTGGGCGCGACCCAGCAGGCCCGCGAAGAGCAGGCCCGGGGTCACGGTGTGACCCGCTTCGGGGCGCTGGTGACCATCACCGAGCCCCTGCGCGGTGACCTGCCGCGTATCGAAGCCATCACGCGCGACCTGTCGACCCAGGCGCGCTTGAAGATTCGGCGGTGCTACCGCTACCAGGCGGCGGCCTTCGCGGCCTCCCTCGGTTGCGGGGTGATCCTGCCGGAACACGCGACTATTCCGAAGGCACTGGCGGGGTGA